A single region of the Capra hircus breed San Clemente chromosome 14, ASM170441v1, whole genome shotgun sequence genome encodes:
- the FAM110B gene encoding protein FAM110B, translated as MPTESLQTGSMVKPVSPAGTFTSAVPLRILNKGPDYFRRQAEPNPKRLSAVERLEADKAKYVKSQEVINAKQEPVKPAVLAKPPVCPAAKRALGSPTLKGFGGGGGGGGGGGAKSEGGAPRETLKLEILKNILNSSEGSSTGSGHKHSARNWPAPRADAAELHRHSFAESLRARPAPGRGSPQEGGSHVGRRPPEPASAAAAAADAFLHVSHSSSDIRQGPGARPLKAILPCSSSAPPLPPKPKVAAPAAVKSPEAEAAEPAGGVGRRPSLQRSKSDLSDRYFRVDADVERFFNYCGLDPEELENLGMENFARANSDIISLNFRSASMISSDCEQSQDSNSDLRNDDSANDRVPYGISAIERNARIIKWLYSIKQARESQKVSHV; from the coding sequence ATGCCCACGGAGAGCCTACAGACAGGTAGCATGGTGAAGCCGGTCAGCCCCGCCGGCACCTTCACGTCGGCCGTGCCCCTGCGCATCCTCAACAAGGGGCCCGACTACTTTCGCCGCCAGGCGGAGCCCAACCCCAAGAGACTCAGCGCCGTGGAGCGGCTGGAGGCCGACAAGGCCAAGTACGTCAAGAGCCAGGAGGTCATCAACGCCAAGCAGGAGCCCGTGAAGCCTGCGGTGCTGGCCAAGCCCCCAGTGTGCCCCGCCGCCAAGCGCGCGCTCGGCAGCCCCACGCTCAAGGGcttcggcggcggcggcggcggcggcggcggcgggggcgccaAGAGCGAGGGGGGCGCGCCTCGCGAGACCCTGAAGCTGGAGATCCTCAAGAACATTCTCAACAGCTCCGAAGGCTCGAGCACGGGCTCGGGCCACAAGCACAGCGCGCGGAACTGGCCGGCGCCCCGGGCTGACGCGGCCGAGCTGCACCGGCACTCGTTCGCCGAGTCGCTGCGCGCGCGGCCCGCGCCCGGCCGGGGCAGCCCCCAGGAGGGCGGCTCGCACGTGGGCCGCCGGCCGCCCGAGCCCGCCtctgccgccgccgctgccgccgacGCCTTTCTGCACGTGTCGCACAGCTCCTCGGACATCCGCCAGGGGCCCGGGGCCAGGCCCCTGAAGGCCATCCTCCCCTGCAGCAGTTCCGCCCCGCCGCTGCCCCCCAAGCCTAAGGTGGCCGCCCCGGCCGCAGTGAAGTCCCCCGAGGCCGAGGCGGCCGAGCCGGCCGGCGGGGTGGGCCGGAGACCCTCGCTGCAGCGCTCCAAGTCGGACCTGAGCGACAGGTATTTCCGCGTGGACGCCGACGTGGAGCGCTTCTTCAACTACTGCGGACTGGATCCAGAGGAGCTGGAGAACCTGGGCATGGAGAACTTCGCGCGGGCCAACTCGGACATCATCTCGCTCAACTTCCGCAGCGCCAGCATGATCAGCTCGGACTGCGAACAGTCTCAGGACAGTAACAGTGACCTTAGGAACGATGACAGTGCCAATGACCGGGTGCCCTACGGCATCTCCGCCATCGAGAGGAACGCGCGCATTATCAAGTGGTTGTACAGCATCAAACAGGCCAGGGAGTCGCAGAAGGTGTCCCACGTGTAA